Below is a window of Methanomassiliicoccales archaeon DNA.
CGGTGATATATGATATAGACCTCCAGAACGCGGAGATAATCATGCAGGAGATTGTCGGGGAAAGGGTCAAGGACGCTCTTGCTAAATCCACGGAGAAGGAAGCCAGACGGATATGCCGGGAGATTGGACGCTTGGCAGCAGTGCTCCACCGCGGAGGAATGGTTCATGGTGATCTCACCACTTCCAACATGATATTGATGGATAAGAGAATCTGGCTGATAGATTTCTCCCTTGGTGGGAGAGGAGCCACCTTGGAGGAGATAGGGGTCGATCTACATCTGCTCAGAGAGGCGTTCCTTTCGGCTCATTCCGACATCTTCGAACTCTTCCAGGAGGTGTTGGACTCCTATAACGAACACTTCGATGACGCGAACATGGTTTTCCACAAGGTCAAGGAGATCGAGAGTAGGGGGAGATATACCTGATTCGCGTCAAGGTCATCACGTCCAACCCAGGAAAACTAAGCGAGTTCCAACGGGAGCTCTCCCGTCTTGGCATAGAGTTGGAGCATTCAAGGGTGGAATACAAGGAAATCCAAACCGACTGCCTTGAGGACGTGGTTAGGCACGGACTGGATGAGTTGAAAGCCCGCGGTCTGGACAATTTCATTATTGATGATTCCGGATTGTTCATCGATTCGTTCAAAGGCTTTCCGGGGGTCTACTCCGCTTATGTATTGAAAACCCTGGGCTGCAAGGGCATCCTGAGACTCCTCGAAGGCGAGAAGGATCGATCAGCCCATTTTGAGTGTTGCATAGGCAGTTCGATAAGCGGCCTGGGCGATATAATCACCTGCG
It encodes the following:
- a CDS encoding Kae1-associated serine/threonine protein kinase, which gives rise to MEIIRRGAEAEIRRGTWMDRKVIIKSRVVKEYRHAKLDSELRASRTRNEARLIQEARRLGVPTPVIYDIDLQNAEIIMQEIVGERVKDALAKSTEKEARRICREIGRLAAVLHRGGMVHGDLTTSNMILMDKRIWLIDFSLGGRGATLEEIGVDLHLLREAFLSAHSDIFELFQEVLDSYNEHFDDANMVFHKVKEIESRGRYT
- the rdgB gene encoding RdgB/HAM1 family non-canonical purine NTP pyrophosphatase: MRVKVITSNPGKLSEFQRELSRLGIELEHSRVEYKEIQTDCLEDVVRHGLDELKARGLDNFIIDDSGLFIDSFKGFPGVYSAYVLKTLGCKGILRLLEGEKDRSAHFECCIGSSISGLGDIITCAKAHGTITYRERGDGGFGFDPIFQPNGEIRTYAEIPLDEKNMMSHRGRAIRSFYRLLEERMGRL